One region of Triticum aestivum cultivar Chinese Spring chromosome 6B, IWGSC CS RefSeq v2.1, whole genome shotgun sequence genomic DNA includes:
- the LOC123135790 gene encoding potassium channel AKT2 produces the protein MTTNRTRTSSWTGAMSSGRGRGSGSGSGASRSFHAQNLSKLMLPPLGSSLSQFTSGDKWVVSPLESRYRWWETFMVILTAYSAWVYPFEVAFMDGSPKRGLEVADMVVDIFFTVDIVLTFFVAYIDSRTQLLVRDRRRIAFRYLSTFFIMDVASTIPFQGLSYLVHGKAREGLLYSLLVLLRLWRLRKFQLFFPRLEKDIRFSYFWIRCARLIAVTLFLVHGAGCLYYLLADRYPDRDKTWIGAATPNFRQESLWIRYITTMSTVGQGDLHAQNKLEMMFNIFYMLFNLGLAAYLSGNMTNLALQGTRRTMEFRNSICAASDFVCRNRLPPRLQQQILAYMCLKFRAESLNQQQLMDQLPKSICQSICEHLFLPVVKEVYLFKGISRDAQLLLVTQTKPEYIPPKEDVIVQNEAADGVYIIVSGEVEIIYFNGEREEVVGKLGTMDILGEVSALSDRPQTFTFRTRTLSQLLRLKQATLREVMESKPDDRALIFRNLLKHQIEVHDMKDLLGESESTGAGGSGNIVPCNLLTVAATGNAGFLEDLLKVGMDPDVGDSKGRTALHIAASKGYEDCVQALLSHGCNVNIKDAQGNTALWQAIAARHHKVFSSLYHVARDSNRRAGGDLLCHATRRGDLDTLRELLKHGLDVDSEDNDGSTALRVALSEGQADLARFLVMNGASLDDDGYTQRQTTVPVAKLRELVERREVGHPITVYDSPRADTVTVVGSSSEELRRGRFPGTTSKKPDSAHWPRVSIYKGHPLVRNHSSEAGKLINLPATTTMEELKTIIGEKLKVGAEKALVMNDEGLEIDSVDVIRDKDKLFIVTEEHMRMLASI, from the exons ATGACCACGAACCGAACGCGTACCTCTTCTTGGACGGGAGCAATGAGCAGCGGCCGCGGCaggggctccggctccggctccggcgccTCCCGCTCTTTCCACGCCCAGAACCTGTCCAAGCTCATGCTGCCGCCCCTCGGCAGTAGCCTCAGCCAGTTCACTTCCGGCGACAAATGGGTCGTCTCGCCCCTCGAGTCCAGATACAG GTGGTGGGAGACTTTCATGGTGATCCTGACGGCGTACTCGGCGTGGGTGTACCCGTTCGAGGTGGCCTTCATGGACGGCTCGCCCAAGCGGGGCCTGGAGGTGGCCGACATGGTCGTCGACATCTTCTTCACGGTCGACATCGTCCTCACCTTCTTCGTCGCCTACATCGACTCCAGGACGCAGCTCCTCGTCCGCGACAGGAGGAGGATAGCCTTCAG GTATCTGTCGACGTTTTTCATCATGGACGTGGCGTCGACAATTCCGTTCCAAGGCCTGTCCTACCTCGTCCACGGCAAGGCAAGGGAAGGCTTGTTGTACAGCCTGCTCGTCCTGCTCCGGCTCTGGCGTCTCAGGAAGTTCCAACTGTTCTTCCCaag GCTAGAGAAGGACATCAGGTTCAGCTACTTCTGGATACGCTGCGCACGGCTCATCGCG GTTACTCTGTTCCTGGTGCACGGCGCCGGGTGCCTCTACTACCTGCTGGCGGACCGGTACCCGGACAGGGACAAGACGTGGATCGGCGCGGCGACCCCCAACTTCCGGCAGGAGAGCCTGTGGATCCGCTACATCACCACCATGAGCACCGTCGGCCAGGGTGACCTACACGCCCAGAACAAGCTCGAGATGATGTTCAACATCTTCTACATGCTCTTCAACCTCGGCCTCGCCGCCTACCTCAGCGGCAACATGACCAACCTGGCCCTCCAGGGCACACGCCGCACCATGGAGTTC AGGAACAGCATTTGCGCCGCGTCCGACTTCGTGTGCCGGAACCGCCTGCCGCCGCGGCTGCAGCAGCAGATCCTGGCCTACATGTGCCTCAAGTTCAGGGCGGAGAGCCTGAACCAGCAGCAGCTCATGGACCAGCTGCCCAAGTCAATCTGCCAGAGCATCTGCGAGCACCTCTTCCTCCCCGTCGTCAAGGAGGTGTACCTCTTCAAGGGGATCTCCAGAGATGCGCAGCTGCTCCTGGTCACCCAGACCAAGCCGGAGTACATACCGCCCAAGGAAGACGTGATCGTGCAGAACGAGGCGGCGGACGGCGTGTACATCATCGTGTCCGGCGAGGTGGAGATCATATACTTCAACGGCGAGCGGGAGGAGGTGGTGGGAAAGCTGGGGACCATGGACATCTTGGGCGAGGTGAGCGCGCTGAGCGACCGCCCGCAGACCTTCACGTTCCGGACCAGGACGCTGAGCCagctgctgaggctgaagcaggccACGCTCAGGGAGGTCATGGAGAGCAAGCCCGACGACAGAGCCCTCATCTTCAGGAACTTGCTCAAG CATCAGATCGAGGTGCATGACATGAAGGACCTGCTGGGCGAGAGCGAGAGCACCGGAGCGGGCGGCAGCGGCAACATCGTCCCGTGCAATCTGCTGACGGTCGCCGCCACGGGGAACGCTGGCTTCCTTGAGGACCTCCTCAAGGTCGGGATGGACCCTGACGTCGGTGACTCCAAGGGAAGAACCGCGCTG CACATCGCCGCGTCAAAGGGGTACGAGGACTGCGTGCAGGCTCTACTCAGCCACGGCTGCAACGTCAACATCAAAG ACGCGCAGGGCAACACGGCGCTGTGGCAGGCTATCGCGGCGCGGCACCACAAGGTGTTCAGCAGCCTGTACCACGTCGCGCGGGACTCGAACCGGCGCGCCGGCGGCGACCTCCTGTGCCACGCCACGCGGCGCGGGGACCTCGACACTCTCCGCGAGCTGCTCAAGCACGGCCTGGACGTCGACTCCGAGGACAATGACGGCTCCACCGCGCTGCGCGTCGCGCTGTCCGAGGGCCAGGCCGACCTGGCCAGGTTCCTTGTCATGAACGGGGCCAGCCTCGACGACGACGGCTACACCCAGCGCCAGACGACGGTGCCGGTGGCCAAGCTGCGCGAGCTCGTGGAGAGGCGGGAGGTCGGCCACCCGATAACGGTATACGACTCGCCGAGGGCGGACACCGTCACGGTGGTCGGCTCGTCGTCCGAGGAGCTTCGTCGGGGAAGGTTCCCCGGCACCACGAGCAAGAAACCGGACAGCGCGCACTGGCCCCGGGTGAGCATCTACAAGGGCCATCCGTTGGTCAGAAACCACAGCTCCGAAGCCGGCAAGCTCATAAATCTGCCCGCCACGACCACGATGGAGGAGCTCAAAACCATCATTG GGGAGAAACTGAAAGTCGGCGCGGAGAAGGCGCTGGTCATGAACGACGAAGGACTGGAGATCGACTCGGTGGACGTGATCCGCGACAAAGACAAGCTGTTCATTGTCACCGAAGAGCACATGAGGATGTTGGCGTCAATATAA
- the LOC123135791 gene encoding uncharacterized protein produces MTTASFLRRLLRRSPPAPEQKGKDPLVCRPPFLPRASVVCTCLRRRGPPLLGFFIDHVGDSITFEPAPGAPYRLPRGLFSLELDGCYMTLGWRHGLGLFFHKIRFEVLVWDPVAGHQHLLAVPPDFEFQGAKGDISGAVLRAAGDVGHFRVVLVGSNGKQPRTGLACVYSSETGVWGDCVSTPLPSEGLFIFRSNPAVLAGDCLHWSLTMAGSRSILKFDLNRKSLDLRLLPGDYYTPLSPVKFAVMRAEGGEMGFLFLYGFIAQLWSLKPYRDGVEIWTPGRSIELDKLLGLNPEKDPPQVIGYAEENNVVFFWTVVGVFMVHLESWRFNKLSKTSIHSWYHPFEIAYTPGIAGGHDGAKVVTCEPLVDDTMGTTTHKTIVQLDMLL; encoded by the exons ATGACGACGGCCAGctttctccgccgcctcctccgcagATCGCCGCCGGCGCCAGAGCAGAAAGGCAAAGATCCCCTCGTATGCAGGCCCCCCTTCCTCCCGCGCGCCTCCGTGGTATGCACTTGCTTGCGCCGCCGCGGCCCTCCCCTCCTCGGTTTCTTCATCGACCACGTCGGCGACAGCATCACCTTCGAGCCAGCTCCGGGCGCGCCCTACCGCCTCCCCCGCGGACTCTTCTCCTTGGAGCTCGACGGCTGCTACATGACCCTAGGATGGCGCCACGGCCTCGGGCTCTTCTTCCACAAGATCCGGTTCGAGGTCCTGGTGTGGGATCCCGTCGCCGGCCACCAGCACCTCCTGGCCGTTCCCCCGGATTTCGAGTTCCAGGGGGCCAAGGGTGATATCAGCGGGGCGGTGCTTCGCGCCGCCGGAGACGTCGGCCACTTCCGGGTGGTCTTGGTAGGCAGCAACGGGAAGCAGCCTAGGACAGGGCTCGCCTGCGTTTACTCGTCGGAGACCGGCGTGTGGGGTGACTGCGTCTCAACGCCGCTTCCATCCGAGGGTTTGTTCATTTTCAGGTCCAACCCCGCTGTGCTGGCAGGGGATTGCCTTCACTGGTCGCTTACCATGGCGGGTTCGAGAAGTATCCTCAAGTTTGATTTGAACAGGAAGAGCCTAGATCTGAGGCTGCTGCCGGGGGATTATTATACCCCGCTCAGTCCTGTCAAATTCGCGGTTATGCGAGCAGAGGGTGGTGAGATGGGTTTCCTCTTCTTATACGGCTTTATCGCCCAATTATGGAGTCTGAAGCCCTACCGCGATGGTGTCGAAATATGGACGCCAGGGAGAAGTATTGAACTGGACAAGTTACTTGGGCTAAATCCAGAGAAAGATCCCCCACAGGTGATAGGGTATGCCGAGGAAAACAATGTGGTGTTCTTCTGGACAGTTGTTGGTGTCTTCATGGTCCATCTCGAGTCATGGCGGTTCAACAAGCTCTCTAAGACTAGCATCCATTCTTGGTACCATCCATTTGAAATTGCCTATACTCCAG GCATTGCTGGTGGACACGATGGAGCTAAAGTTGTGACTTGTGAGCCGTTGGTGGATGACACGATGGGCACGACGACACACAAAACAATTGTTCAGTTAGATATGCTATTGTGA